The Nitrospira sp. KM1 genome includes a window with the following:
- a CDS encoding magnesium chelatase domain-containing protein has translation MLAKVVSVALAGLDANLIEVEVDIAGGLPQFSVVGLPDATVRESRDRVRSALKNTGFHFPAKRITVNLAPADVKKEGAGLDLAIAIGILIAEDVVPQEGLSGRALVGELSLDGHIKSIPGALSIGMACRNGYGVIMPACNAKEAAIVGDVAVYPVHTLPEVVAFLRGTKGISPMECDRSQFFSMRPVEEDDYGDVRGQDQAKRALEVAAAGGHNVLMVGPPGSGKTMLAKRLPTILPLSASHRPAVSRASP, from the coding sequence ATGCTTGCCAAGGTCGTGAGCGTGGCGTTGGCCGGACTCGATGCGAATCTGATCGAGGTCGAGGTGGACATTGCTGGCGGACTTCCTCAATTTTCCGTCGTCGGGCTTCCTGACGCGACGGTGCGAGAGAGCCGTGACCGAGTCCGATCGGCTCTCAAAAACACAGGCTTTCATTTTCCAGCCAAACGAATCACGGTCAATCTCGCCCCTGCGGACGTAAAGAAGGAAGGAGCGGGACTCGATCTGGCAATAGCCATAGGCATCCTCATAGCCGAAGATGTCGTCCCCCAGGAAGGTTTGTCCGGACGTGCCTTGGTAGGAGAATTATCACTTGACGGTCATATCAAATCGATTCCCGGAGCGCTGTCGATTGGGATGGCGTGCAGGAACGGCTACGGAGTTATTATGCCGGCCTGTAATGCGAAGGAGGCGGCGATCGTCGGTGACGTTGCCGTGTATCCGGTGCATACGCTGCCGGAGGTTGTAGCGTTTCTCAGAGGAACGAAGGGGATCAGCCCCATGGAATGCGACCGCAGCCAGTTCTTTTCGATGCGTCCGGTGGAGGAAGACGATTATGGCGATGTTCGGGGGCAGGATCAGGCCAAACGGGCGTTGGAAGTTGCCGCAGCGGGCGGTCACAATGTTCTGATGGTAGGGCCTCCCGGCTCCGGGAAAACGATGCTGGCCAAGCGGCTTCCGACTATCTTGCCACTGTCCGCTTCTCACCGTCCGGCCGTTTCGCGCGCCTCACCATAG
- a CDS encoding ATP-binding protein, which yields MGGGAVPRPGEVSLAHNGILFLDESPEFRRPVLDGLRQPLEDGYVVLTRVSASLRYPARFMLIAAMNPCPCGFYGSRSHECTCTPHQVRRYRARLSGPLQDRLDIHVEVPAVSVQELQGQEAAAETSAVILSRVVEARRRQVDRYAKDGIHTNAQLKPRLLKRYCGLDKPALDLLQQAMVKLGLSARAHGRILRVARTIADLAGAERIHAIHVAEAIQYRSLDRRLE from the coding sequence ATCGGCGGCGGAGCGGTTCCGCGGCCCGGCGAAGTCTCTCTCGCCCACAACGGGATTTTGTTTCTGGATGAATCTCCTGAATTCCGCCGTCCTGTTCTGGACGGTCTCAGACAGCCGTTGGAAGATGGATATGTCGTGTTGACCAGGGTCAGCGCCTCACTGCGTTATCCCGCCCGGTTCATGTTGATTGCTGCCATGAATCCCTGCCCATGCGGATTTTATGGCAGCCGTTCGCACGAATGCACGTGTACGCCTCACCAGGTCAGACGGTATCGAGCTCGGCTGTCCGGGCCGTTACAGGATCGTCTGGACATCCATGTCGAGGTTCCTGCCGTGTCGGTCCAAGAACTCCAAGGGCAGGAGGCGGCAGCCGAAACGTCCGCCGTGATCCTCTCTCGTGTCGTGGAGGCCAGACGGCGTCAGGTGGATCGATATGCGAAAGACGGCATCCATACGAATGCCCAGTTGAAGCCGCGGCTGCTGAAGCGGTATTGTGGCCTGGACAAGCCTGCGCTGGACCTCCTGCAACAGGCAATGGTCAAACTCGGTCTCTCAGCCCGCGCTCACGGACGCATATTGCGGGTGGCACGGACGATCGCCGATCTTGCGGGTGCGGAGCGCATTCATGCGATTCACGTTGCAGAAGCGATTCAGTATCGCAGTTTGGACCGGCGCCTGGAGTGA
- the clpB gene encoding ATP-dependent chaperone ClpB — MDMNRATIKLQEALQTASSHAMRRSHQGIDVEHVLLALLEQERGIVPSLCEQAGVSIQAVKQATEQALAKLPQVQGATGAPGQLHITPRLNHVLTKAEDEQRALKDDFLSVEHVLLAMVQEGGVFKKLGLTRDRLLPALQQVRGNQRVTTQDPEGTYQSLEKYGRDLTQLAGQGKLDPVIGRDEEIRRVVQILSRRTKNNPVLIGEPGVGKTAIVEGLAIRIVKGDVPEGLKQKRVIALDMGALVAGAKFRGEFEERLKAVLKEIQSSQGQILLFIDELHTVVGAGAAEGAMDAANLLKPMLARGELHLIGATTLDEYRKHIEKDAALERRFQTVLVDQPTVEDTISILRGLKERYEVHHGVRIKDAALVAAAKLSHRYIADRFLPDKAIDLVDEAAARLRTEIDSLPAELDEVSRKVLQLEIEREALRKEKDQASHARLTALEQELNEKQRDLQALKTRWDSEKASVARLRKHREAIEEVKLAIEKAERAYDLNRVAELRYGELPRLERELSIEQQQLGKKQGESRLLKEEVDEDDIAAVVSRWTGIPVSRLMEGEMEKLLKLEELLHQRVVGQDQAVRAVADAVLRARSGIKDPNRPIGSFLFLGPTGVGKTELARALAATLFDDEGNLIRIDMSEYMEKHTVARLIGAPPGYVGYEEGGQLTEAVRRKPFSVILFDEIEKAHHDVFNVLLQVLDDGRLTDSQGRTVDFKNTVLIMTSNIGSPQILEAQRSRRSTYEDVRAVVMDELRRHFRPEFLNRVDETVVFHPLETDQLTTIVEIQLERLKSRLAERRITLTATQAALRYLGERGYDPVYGARPLKRLIQQELETPIARQLIKGELRDGQTAAVDVKNNQISITPVAS; from the coding sequence ATGGATATGAATCGGGCGACGATTAAACTTCAGGAAGCGCTTCAGACCGCCTCGTCTCATGCCATGAGACGAAGCCATCAGGGCATTGACGTCGAACATGTGCTGCTGGCCTTACTCGAGCAAGAGCGAGGCATCGTCCCATCCTTATGCGAACAGGCCGGCGTGTCGATACAGGCGGTCAAGCAGGCCACCGAGCAGGCGCTCGCCAAGCTCCCTCAAGTTCAAGGCGCGACTGGCGCCCCGGGTCAGTTGCACATTACTCCCCGTCTGAATCACGTGCTGACCAAGGCCGAAGATGAACAGCGGGCATTGAAAGATGATTTTCTCAGCGTGGAACATGTCCTTCTCGCTATGGTCCAGGAGGGCGGCGTGTTCAAGAAGCTCGGCCTGACCCGGGATCGGCTCCTCCCGGCGCTTCAACAGGTAAGAGGGAATCAACGCGTCACGACACAGGACCCTGAAGGCACCTATCAATCACTCGAAAAGTATGGACGCGACCTGACTCAGCTGGCCGGCCAGGGCAAGCTGGACCCCGTGATCGGTCGCGACGAAGAAATCCGCCGGGTCGTTCAAATTCTTTCGCGTCGAACCAAAAACAATCCTGTGTTGATTGGCGAACCGGGCGTCGGGAAAACGGCCATTGTCGAAGGCCTGGCCATCCGCATCGTCAAGGGTGACGTCCCCGAAGGACTCAAACAAAAACGGGTGATCGCGCTGGACATGGGTGCGCTGGTCGCAGGTGCGAAGTTCCGCGGTGAATTCGAGGAGCGTCTCAAGGCGGTGTTGAAGGAGATTCAGTCTTCCCAGGGGCAGATCCTGTTGTTCATCGACGAACTCCATACGGTTGTCGGAGCCGGCGCTGCAGAGGGCGCGATGGACGCTGCCAATCTCCTCAAGCCCATGTTGGCCCGTGGCGAACTGCATCTCATCGGGGCCACGACCCTGGACGAATACCGAAAGCATATCGAGAAGGATGCGGCTCTCGAACGTCGATTTCAAACGGTGCTGGTGGATCAACCGACCGTGGAGGATACGATTTCCATTCTGCGCGGCCTGAAGGAACGTTATGAGGTCCATCACGGCGTCCGGATCAAGGATGCCGCTCTCGTGGCGGCAGCGAAACTTTCGCACCGGTATATCGCCGACCGCTTTTTACCGGACAAGGCCATCGACTTGGTTGATGAAGCGGCGGCCCGCCTGCGCACGGAGATCGATAGTCTTCCCGCCGAATTGGACGAGGTTTCTCGAAAGGTCTTGCAGCTCGAAATCGAACGAGAAGCTCTACGGAAGGAAAAAGATCAGGCCAGTCACGCGCGGCTGACCGCCCTCGAGCAGGAATTGAATGAAAAGCAGCGGGATCTCCAGGCGTTGAAGACCCGGTGGGACTCCGAGAAGGCTTCCGTGGCACGACTGCGCAAGCATCGCGAGGCCATCGAAGAAGTGAAACTCGCGATCGAAAAGGCGGAGCGCGCCTACGACCTGAACCGGGTCGCGGAATTGCGGTATGGAGAGTTGCCTCGTCTCGAGCGCGAACTGTCCATCGAACAGCAACAGCTGGGGAAGAAACAAGGCGAGAGTCGACTGCTCAAGGAGGAGGTCGACGAGGATGACATCGCGGCCGTAGTCAGCCGATGGACCGGCATACCGGTTTCCAGGTTGATGGAAGGCGAGATGGAGAAACTTCTCAAGCTGGAAGAGCTGCTTCATCAGCGCGTCGTGGGGCAGGATCAAGCGGTCCGGGCCGTAGCCGATGCGGTCCTGCGCGCGCGTTCAGGAATTAAAGACCCGAACCGACCGATCGGCTCATTTTTGTTTCTCGGTCCCACTGGCGTCGGTAAGACGGAATTAGCCAGAGCCCTGGCTGCGACCCTGTTCGATGACGAAGGCAATCTGATCAGAATCGACATGTCCGAATACATGGAAAAACATACCGTCGCCAGATTGATCGGAGCGCCGCCGGGATATGTGGGGTACGAAGAGGGAGGACAACTGACCGAGGCCGTGCGTCGAAAACCCTTTTCAGTAATCCTCTTTGATGAAATCGAGAAGGCGCATCATGACGTCTTCAATGTGCTGCTTCAGGTGCTTGACGACGGGCGTCTGACGGATTCACAGGGCCGGACGGTCGACTTCAAGAACACCGTCCTGATCATGACATCGAACATCGGCAGTCCTCAAATCCTCGAAGCCCAGCGCTCGCGCCGATCGACATACGAGGATGTCCGCGCCGTCGTCATGGACGAGCTTCGCCGTCATTTCCGTCCTGAATTCCTCAACCGCGTCGACGAGACGGTGGTATTTCATCCATTGGAAACGGATCAACTGACGACGATTGTCGAGATACAACTCGAGCGGCTAAAAAGCAGGTTGGCGGAGCGTCGTATCACGCTGACGGCGACGCAGGCGGCACTTCGGTACCTCGGAGAGCGCGGTTACGATCCCGTCTACGGGGCCAGACCTCTCAAGAGGCTGATTCAGCAGGAATTGGAAACGCCTATCGCCCGCCAACTGATCAAAGGAGAACTGCGGGACGGGCAAACGGCCGCAGTCGATGTGAAGAACAATCAGATCTCCATCACTCCGGTCGCATCGTGA